A stretch of the Plodia interpunctella isolate USDA-ARS_2022_Savannah chromosome Z, ilPloInte3.2, whole genome shotgun sequence genome encodes the following:
- the Blos2 gene encoding biogenesis of lysosome-related organelles complex 1 subunit 2: MSEEEIDKWSRDERNKDMPVSPSCSSFEVLDPHDPVISRLATQLFKKTNDYLQGEMAASQDHYNLLEEINRLTIIKYADLRNLAVNLNKTLTEYNEMYDQVIKPLLLQIDDIDAQVSRFEVNAYRLDAYTKQLKARFKELEDK, translated from the exons ATGTCTGAGGAAGAAATTGATAAGTGGTCCAGAGACGAACGTAATAAAG ATATGCCAGTTTCACCAAGCTGTTCCAGTTTCGAGGTCTTGGACCCGCATGATCCTGTCATCAGCAGACTTGCCACGCAGTTGTTCAAAAAGACAAATGACTATTTGCAAGGGGAAATGGCTGCAAGTCAG GATCATTACAACTTGTTGGAGGAAATCAACAGGCTGACTATCATCAAATATGCTGACCTCAGGAACCTAGCTGTCAATCTAAACAAAACTCTCACGGAATACAATGAAATGT ATGACCAAGTGATCAAACCTTTGCTGCTTCAAATAGACGATATCGACGCTCAAGTGTCCCGTTTCGAGGTTAATGCATATAGGCTCGACGCTTACACTAAACAACTAAAGGCCAGGTTCAAGGAGCTTGAAGATAAATAG